The window CCTGGAGCAGCTGGTAGCTGAACTCCGTGTAGCTGATGCCCTCCTGGGACTCCAGACGCCGGGCGACGGAGTCCTTGGTGAGCATCTTGTTGACGCGGAAGTGCTTGCCGATGTCCCGGAGGAACTCGATGGCCGAGAGACCGGCCGTCCAGTCCAGGTTGTTCACCATCACCGCGGCGTTCTCGCCCTCGAAGGACAGGAACGGCTCGATCTGGCCGCGCAGCCGGCCGACCCAGTTGGCGACGGTCTCCGGGTCGTTGAGCGTGCGCTCCGCCGTCGGCCGCGGGTCGCCGATCTGGCCGGTCGCCCCGCCCACCAGGGCCAGCGGGCGCAGACCCGCCTGCTGGAGGCGGCGCATGGTGAGGACCTGCACCAGGTGCCCGACGTGCAGCGAGGCCGCGGTGGGGTCGAAGCCGCAATAGAACGTGACGGGACCGTCCGCGAGCGCCTTGCGCAATGCGTCCTCGTCGGTGGACAGGGCGAACAGCCCGCGCCACTTCAGCTCGTCGACGATGTCCGTCACGGTTCTCGTGTCTCCTTGGGTGATCTTCGGGCAGCCGGAAAACGGCCGACTGCGAGGCTATCGAGGTTATACGCCCTGGCTGACAGAGCTCATGTTGAAGTCCGGCACCCGCAGCGCGGGCATCGCGGCCCTGGTGAACCAGTCGCTCCACTCGCGCGGCAGCGTCTTCTCCGTCCGTCCCGCCTCGGTCGCCCGCCCCAGCAGGCCCACCGGCGACTCGTTGAACCGGAAGTTGTTGACCTCGCCGGTGACCTCGCCGTTCTCCACGAGGTAGACGCCGTCCCGGGTCAGTCCGGTCAGCAGCAGCGTCGCCGGGTCGACCTCGCGGATGTACCAGAGGCAGGTCAGCAGCAGCCCGCGCTCCGTGGCGGCGACCATCTCCTCCAGAGAGGTGTCGTCGCCGCCGTCGAGGATGAGGTTGCCGATACCGGGGGCCACCGGCAGCCCGGTCAGGCCCGCACTGTGCCGCGTGCTCGTCAGATGCTTCAGCTCACCCTCGCGGACCCACTCCGTGGCGCTGAGCGGCAGCCCGTTGTCGAAGACGGAGGCGTCGTCCCCGGAGGAGTGCGTGAGGACGAAGGGGGCGCTCTCCAGCCCGGCCTCGTTCGGGTCGCTGCGCAGGGTCAGCGGCAGGTCGGTGAGCCGGTCGCCGACGCGCGTACCGCCGCCGGGCCTGCTGAACACCGTCCGGCCCTCCGCCGCGTCCCGGGCCGCCGCCGACCACATCTGGTAGATCAGCAGGTCCGCGACGGCGGTCGGCGGCAGTAGCGTCTCGTACCGTCCGGCGGGCAGCTCGACACGCCGCTGCGCCCAGCCCAGCCGGACGGCCAGCTCGGCGTCGAGCGCCGCCGGGTCCACGTCCTTGAAGTCCCGCGTCGAGCGCCCCGCCCACGCCGAGCGCGTACGGTCCGGCGACTTGGCGTTCAGCTCCAGCGTCCCGGTGGGCTGGTCGTGACGCAGGCGCAGCCCCGTGGACGTGCCGAGATAGCTGGAGACGAGCTCGTGGTTGGCGAAGCCGTACAGCTCGCGTCCACCCGCACGCGCGCGTGCGAACGATTCGCCCAGTGCCGGGGCGAAGTCCGTGAAGACGGCCGACGAAGTCTCGGCGGGCGCGTCCGTGAAGTCGGGGGAGGCGGACACGCCCGCCACGAGCGGCTGTGCGTCCTCGGCCGGGCCCGCCCCGCGCGCAGCCGCCTCGGCGGCCCGCACCAGGGGCTCCAGCTCGTCCGGGGTCACTGCCGAACGCGAGACGACACCGGAGGCGGTGCCCTCGCGGCCGTCGACCGTCGCGATGACGGTCAGCGTGCGCCCGCGCGTGACACCGTTCGTCGTCAGCGCGTTGCCGGCCCAGCGCAGGTTGGCGGTCGACCGCTCGTCGGCGATGACCACACACCCGTCCGCCCGGGACAGCGCGAGGGCACGCTCGACGACCTCGTGCGGCTTGTTCGTCGAGGAAGTACTGCCATGGGGCGTGCGCGCGCTCATCGACCGGCCTCCTGGGTCGTGTTGAGGATATTGACACCCTTGAAGAGGGCCGACGGGCAGCCGTGCGAGACCGCCGCGACCTGGCCCGGCTGGGCCTTGCCGCAGTTGAAGGCGCCGCCCAGGACGTACGTCTGCGGGCCGCCGACGGCCGCCATCGAGCCCCAGAAGTCCGTGGTCGTCGCCTGGTAGGCGACATCCCGCAGCTGGCCCGTGATCCGGCCGTTCTCGATCCGGAAGAACCGCTGCCCGGTGAACTGGAAGTTGTACCGCTGCATGTCGATCGACCAGGACCGGTCGCCCACGACGTAGATACCGCGGTCGACGCTCCCGATCAGGTCCTCGGTGGACATCCCGGCGGGATCCGGCTGGAGCGACACGTTCGCCATGCGCTGTACGGGCACATGGCCGGGGGAGTCGGCGTACGCGCAGCCGTTGGACCGCTCGAAGCCGGTCAGCTTCGCGATCCGGCGGTCCAGCTGGTAGCCGACCAACGTCCCGTCCTTCACCAGGTCCCAGGACTGCCCGGCGACGCCCTCGTCGTCGTACCCGATGGTCGCGAGACCGTGCTCGGCGGTGCGGTCACCCGTCACGTTCATCAGCTCGGAGCCGTACCTCAGCTTGCCCAGCTGGTCGAAGGTGGCGAACGACGTCCCGGCGTACGCCGCCTCGTAGCCGAGCGCACGGTCCAGCTCGGTGGCGTGGCCGATGGACTCGTGGATGGTCAGCCACAGGTTCGAGGGGTCGACGACCAGGTCGTACAACCCCGCCTCGACGCTCGGCGCCCGCATCTTCTCGGCGAGCAGCTCGGGGATCCGCGCGAGCTCCGACTCCCAGTCCCAGCCGGTGCCCGTCAGGTACTCCCAGCCGCGCCCGACGGGCGGCGCGATCGTGCGCATCGAGTCGAACTCGCCGCTCGACTCGTCGACGGCCACGGCATTGAGCTGGGGGTGCAGCCTGACCCGCTGCTGGGTCGTCACCGTGCCGGCCGTGTCCGCGTAGAACTTGTTCTCGTGCACCGTCAGCAGCGAGGCGTCCACGTGACTGACGCCGTCCGCCGCGAGCAGCCGCGCGCTCCACTCTTCCAGCAGCCCCGACTTCTCCTGGTCCGGCACGGAGAAGGGGTCGATCTCGTACGAGGAGACCCACGTCTGCTCGGCGTGCACGGGCTCGTCCGCCAGCTCGACCCGCTCGTCCGAACCCGCCGCCTTGATCACCTGCGCCGACAGCTTCGCCATCGCCACGGCCTGTGACGCCACCTTCGCGGCGGCGTCCATCGTCAGATCGACACCCGACGCGAACCCCCAGGTGCCGCCGTGCACCACGCGCACCGCGTAGCCGAGGTCCGTGGTGTCCGAGGAGCCGGCGGGCTTCGCGTCCCGCAGCCGCCAGGCCGCGCTGCGCACCCGCTCGAACCGGAAGTCGGCGTGGTCGGCGCCCAGCGCCCGGGCCCGCGCGAGCGCCGCGTCGGCCAGGGCCCTCAGCGGCAGTGCCGCGAAGGCTTCGTCGATGGAATGGGGCACGGAGGTCTCCCTGCTGTCGTCGCCTGTCGGTCCGATCATGTCGCGCGGGCGGGCCCGGCGGCCACACCTTTCTGTAGGGATCCGACAGTGAGTCCCCCAAGCCACTGTCGGTGCCCGATTCTCCGCAAGGCTGACGGTACCGATAGGTTTTTGAGGTACCAGACCGGCTATCGAAAGGGTGATCCGTTGAGCCGCTCGGTTCTCGTCACCGGAGGAAACCGGGGCATCGGCCTTGCCATCGCCCGCGCTTTCGTCGACGCGGGCGACAAGGTCGCGATCACATACCGTACGGGCGAGCCTCCGGCCGCCGTCACCGAACTGGGCTGCCTCGCGGTCAAGTGCGACATCACCGACAGCGAGCAGGTGGAGCAGGCCTACAAGCAGATCGAGGCCGAGCACGGCCCGGTCGAGGTTCTCGTCGCCAACGCCGGTGTCACCAAGGACCAGTTGCTGATGCGGATGTCCGAGGAGGACTTCACGTCCGTCCTGGACACCAACCTGACGGGCACCTTCCGGGTCGTGAAGCGCGCCAACCGCGGCATGCTGCGCGCGAGGAAGGGCCGCGTGGTGCTGATCTCCTCCGTCGTCGGTCTGTACGGCTCGCCGGGCCAGGCCAACTACGCCGCGTCCAAGGCCGGCCTGGTCGGGTTCGCGCGCTCCCTCGCCCGCGAGCTGGGCTCGCGCAACCTCACCTTCAACGTCGTCGCGCCCGGTTTCGTCGACACCGACATGACCAAGGTGCTCACCGACGAGCAGCGCGAGGGCATCGTGAAGCAGGTGCCGCTCGGCCGGTACGCGCAGCCCGAGGAGATCGCCGCGACAGTGCGGTTCCTCGCCTCGGACGACGCCTCGTACATCACTGGAGCCGTCATCCCCGTAGACGGCGGACTGGGAATGGGTCACTGATCACCATGAGCGGAATTCTCGAGGGCAAGCGCGTCCTGATCTCCGGTGTGCTGATGGAGTCGTCCATCGCCTTCCACGCGGCCAAGCTGGCCCAGGAGCAGGGCGCCGAGATCATCCTCACCGCGTTCCCGCGGCCCACCCTGACCGAGCGCATCGCCAAGAAGCTGCCCAAGCCCGCCAAGGTCATCGAGCTCGACGTCAGCAACGACGAGCACCTGGCGCGCCTGGCCGACCTGGTCGGTGAGGAGCTGGGCGGCCTGGACGGCGTCGTGCACTCCATCGGCTTCGCCCCGCAGGACGCCCTGGGCGGCAACTTCCTCAACACGCCGTTCGAGTCCGTGGCCACCGCCATGCACGTCTCGGCGTTCTCCCTGAAGTCGCTGACCATGGCCTGCCTGCCGCTGATGCAGAACGGCGGCTCCGTCGTCGGCCTCACCTTCGACGCGCAGTACGCCTGGCCGCAGTACGACTGGATGGGCCCGGCCAAGGCGGCCCTGGAGGCCACCAGCCGCTACATGGCGCGCGACCTGGGCAAGCAGAACATCCGCTGCAACCTCATCTCCGCGGGCCCCATCGGGTCCATGGCCGCCAAGTCCATCCCGGGCTTCGGCGAGCTGGCCGCGGTCTGGGACGACCGCTCGCCGCTCGAGTGGGACCTCAAGGACCCCGAGCCGGCCGGCCGCGGGATCGTCGCCCTGCTCAGTGACTGGTTCCCGAAGACCACCGGCGAGATCATCCACGTCGACGGCGGTCTGCACGCGATCGGCGCGTAAACGCCCCCGCGAAGGTCCTCGTACGGAGTCGGCGCCCCGTTCCCCGCAGCGCGCGGGGAGCGGGGCGTCACCCGTTCGGCCCCACCGGCCGGGCGGCGACGGGAGGTAACGGCCCACTCTGGAGTAGGAGTTCCCCTCCCGAGATGCCCCTCCCCAGCCCGGCCGAGGAGGTCCCTTTGTGCGCCTCTCCCAGCGTTTTCCCCCGCTGCTTGCCGCTCTGACCCTTCTGCTCGTGCTGCCCTTCGACGCCGTCTCGCACACCGCGGAAACAGCGCCCCACGCGCGCGTGCCCTCGCAGGACGATGACGACAGACCCTTCGGAGCGGTCTGCCGGACCGTCGTCGACGGCTCGTACGTGACGGCGTACTGCCACAACCCGTACCCGGAGCCCGACCGGGTCGGCCTGCACATCGAGTGCGACCGGTGGTGGGACATCGACGCCGACGGGACGAGGGTCGAGGCGGGGCCCGCGCAGACCGTCCGGCTGACCGGCCGCTGCTGGAAGGAGGTCCGCTCGGCGTGGGTCAGCCACCGGAGGTGACGTTCCCGGGCCGCCCCGGGCGGCACTGGAAGGGATAACCGGCCGCCTCCGAGGCGGCCGTCTCCGCGTCGCCCGTGCGGATCGCGTCCACCAGGCGCGAGTGGTCCATGTACGTCCCGGGCGTCAGCTCCTCGCCGATGTCCTCGCGCAGCCAGTCGCGCACCACCTCGCCCAGGTCCGCGTACATCGCCGTCATGACGTCGTTGTGGGACGCGGCGACCACGGCCAGGTGGAAGGTCGTGTCGGCGCTCACGAAGGCCTCCGCGTCCCCTGACTCCCAGGCCTCCTCCCGGCGTACGAGGAGTGCGTCCAGCTGCTTGAGATCGCGCTCGGTGCGGCGCTCGGCGGCCAGCCTCGCCGCACTCGACTCCAGCGTGGCGCGCAGTTCGGCGATGTGCCGCGGATCGGCGTCCGCGAACCGGCGGTGCATCACACCGGCCAGCTCGCTGGTGGCCACGACGTAGGTGCCCGAGCCCTGCCGGATGTCGAGCAGGCCGTTGTGCGCGAGCGCTCTGACGGCCTCCCGGACCGTGTTGCGGGCGACCCCCAGCTGTTCGACCAGTTCCGGCTCGGTGGGGATGCGGGCGCCCACCGGCCACTCGCCGGAGGTGATCTGGTTCCGCAGTGCGGCGATGACCTGCTCGGACAGCGCCGAA of the Streptomyces aurantiacus genome contains:
- a CDS encoding metallopeptidase TldD-related protein, with translation MSARTPHGSTSSTNKPHEVVERALALSRADGCVVIADERSTANLRWAGNALTTNGVTRGRTLTVIATVDGREGTASGVVSRSAVTPDELEPLVRAAEAAARGAGPAEDAQPLVAGVSASPDFTDAPAETSSAVFTDFAPALGESFARARAGGRELYGFANHELVSSYLGTSTGLRLRHDQPTGTLELNAKSPDRTRSAWAGRSTRDFKDVDPAALDAELAVRLGWAQRRVELPAGRYETLLPPTAVADLLIYQMWSAAARDAAEGRTVFSRPGGGTRVGDRLTDLPLTLRSDPNEAGLESAPFVLTHSSGDDASVFDNGLPLSATEWVREGELKHLTSTRHSAGLTGLPVAPGIGNLILDGGDDTSLEEMVAATERGLLLTCLWYIREVDPATLLLTGLTRDGVYLVENGEVTGEVNNFRFNESPVGLLGRATEAGRTEKTLPREWSDWFTRAAMPALRVPDFNMSSVSQGV
- the fabI gene encoding enoyl-ACP reductase FabI, with protein sequence MSGILEGKRVLISGVLMESSIAFHAAKLAQEQGAEIILTAFPRPTLTERIAKKLPKPAKVIELDVSNDEHLARLADLVGEELGGLDGVVHSIGFAPQDALGGNFLNTPFESVATAMHVSAFSLKSLTMACLPLMQNGGSVVGLTFDAQYAWPQYDWMGPAKAALEATSRYMARDLGKQNIRCNLISAGPIGSMAAKSIPGFGELAAVWDDRSPLEWDLKDPEPAGRGIVALLSDWFPKTTGEIIHVDGGLHAIGA
- a CDS encoding TldD/PmbA family protein; translation: MPHSIDEAFAALPLRALADAALARARALGADHADFRFERVRSAAWRLRDAKPAGSSDTTDLGYAVRVVHGGTWGFASGVDLTMDAAAKVASQAVAMAKLSAQVIKAAGSDERVELADEPVHAEQTWVSSYEIDPFSVPDQEKSGLLEEWSARLLAADGVSHVDASLLTVHENKFYADTAGTVTTQQRVRLHPQLNAVAVDESSGEFDSMRTIAPPVGRGWEYLTGTGWDWESELARIPELLAEKMRAPSVEAGLYDLVVDPSNLWLTIHESIGHATELDRALGYEAAYAGTSFATFDQLGKLRYGSELMNVTGDRTAEHGLATIGYDDEGVAGQSWDLVKDGTLVGYQLDRRIAKLTGFERSNGCAYADSPGHVPVQRMANVSLQPDPAGMSTEDLIGSVDRGIYVVGDRSWSIDMQRYNFQFTGQRFFRIENGRITGQLRDVAYQATTTDFWGSMAAVGGPQTYVLGGAFNCGKAQPGQVAAVSHGCPSALFKGVNILNTTQEAGR
- the fabG gene encoding 3-oxoacyl-[acyl-carrier-protein] reductase, which encodes MSRSVLVTGGNRGIGLAIARAFVDAGDKVAITYRTGEPPAAVTELGCLAVKCDITDSEQVEQAYKQIEAEHGPVEVLVANAGVTKDQLLMRMSEEDFTSVLDTNLTGTFRVVKRANRGMLRARKGRVVLISSVVGLYGSPGQANYAASKAGLVGFARSLARELGSRNLTFNVVAPGFVDTDMTKVLTDEQREGIVKQVPLGRYAQPEEIAATVRFLASDDASYITGAVIPVDGGLGMGH
- a CDS encoding FadR/GntR family transcriptional regulator, whose translation is MPLSHPRRSALSEQVIAALRNQITSGEWPVGARIPTEPELVEQLGVARNTVREAVRALAHNGLLDIRQGSGTYVVATSELAGVMHRRFADADPRHIAELRATLESSAARLAAERRTERDLKQLDALLVRREEAWESGDAEAFVSADTTFHLAVVAASHNDVMTAMYADLGEVVRDWLREDIGEELTPGTYMDHSRLVDAIRTGDAETAASEAAGYPFQCRPGRPGNVTSGG